One window of the Clostridia bacterium genome contains the following:
- a CDS encoding hydrogenase small subunit, with translation MELDDLLRSRGMNRREFIKLLTAAAVAMGFSATDVPAMAQAIEEGVKKTPVIWMKGQLCTGCTCSSISTLDPGPAEVVLDLLSFRYNPTIMAAAGHQAQQAMEDTIKEGGYLLVMEGAVPTADDRFVVSGGKPVREKLLEASANAVAVVAVGACASFGGIPAAGPTGAVGVDKIVTGKPVINLPGCPVNPRWLYGTVMYYLMYQELPELDAYNRPKMFYGKLLHDNCPRRGRFERGEFLTDWNSDEQKDWCLLLMGCKGPKTYTDCPQGLWNDGVNFCINAGSPCSGCTQPEFYAAGFGDTRAGFSPLYARQNSFALPGLGGIEATKVGKVMAGVTAAGIGLHLAARTVSGSKHKSGGHSE, from the coding sequence ATGGAATTGGATGACCTGCTTAGAAGCAGAGGCATGAATAGAAGGGAGTTCATCAAACTGCTGACGGCGGCGGCCGTGGCCATGGGCTTCTCCGCGACGGACGTGCCGGCCATGGCCCAGGCTATTGAAGAAGGGGTGAAGAAAACCCCGGTAATCTGGATGAAAGGGCAGTTGTGCACCGGCTGCACCTGTTCTTCCATTTCCACCCTGGACCCCGGTCCTGCTGAGGTGGTCCTGGACCTGCTCTCCTTCCGGTACAACCCCACCATAATGGCTGCGGCGGGACACCAGGCCCAGCAAGCCATGGAGGACACCATCAAAGAAGGTGGCTACCTTTTAGTGATGGAGGGCGCCGTGCCCACGGCTGATGACCGGTTTGTGGTGTCCGGGGGCAAACCCGTGCGGGAAAAGCTGCTGGAGGCCTCTGCCAATGCTGTCGCCGTAGTGGCGGTCGGGGCTTGCGCCAGTTTCGGCGGGATCCCGGCGGCGGGGCCTACGGGAGCGGTAGGAGTCGACAAGATCGTTACCGGTAAGCCCGTCATCAACCTGCCCGGCTGCCCGGTGAACCCGAGATGGCTGTACGGTACGGTGATGTACTACCTCATGTACCAGGAGCTTCCCGAACTGGACGCTTATAATCGCCCCAAGATGTTCTACGGCAAGCTGCTCCATGACAACTGCCCGCGCCGCGGCCGCTTTGAGCGCGGCGAATTCCTGACCGATTGGAACAGCGATGAGCAAAAAGACTGGTGCCTGCTTTTGATGGGCTGCAAGGGGCCTAAAACCTACACCGATTGCCCGCAGGGACTGTGGAATGACGGGGTAAACTTCTGCATTAATGCCGGGTCCCCCTGCTCAGGCTGTACCCAGCCGGAATTCTATGCCGCCGGTTTTGGTGACACCCGGGCCGGCTTCTCGCCCTTGTACGCGAGACAGAATTCCTTTGCTTTACCCGGCTTGGGCGGCATTGAAGCCACCAAGGTGGGCAAGGTGATGGCCGGGGTGACGGCCGCCGGTATCGGTCTCCACTTGGCGGCGCGCACCGTGAGCGGCAGCAAGCACAAGAGCGGGGGTCACAGTGAATAA